The genome window GCTGGTCGCCCGCTTTCCCGACGAGGCCGCCGCGATCAAGGACATGGGCTTCGTCGCCACCAAGATGAAAGTCGGCCTCGGCCCCCGCGACGACGTGCGCCTGATCGAGGCGGTGCGGCGCGGGGTAGGCGACGACTTTCGCTTCATGATCGACGCCAATCACGCCTACACCACCGCAGACGCCTTCTATGTCGGCCGCGCCATGGAGGAGTTTCAGCCCTACTGGTTCGAGGAGCCCGTCGCACCCGAGGATCTCGACGGCTACCGCGAGCTGCGCTCTGGCCTCACGGTCAACATTTCCGGCGGCGAGGCCGAGTTCAACCGCTGGGGCTGGCGCGCGCTGCTCGAGGCCCGCGGGCTCGACATTGCCCAACCCGAGGTCTGCGCGCTCGGCGGGATCTCCGAGTATCTCCGGGTGCTCGCCCTCTGCCACGCGCATTTCACGCCGGTCGTGAACCACGTCTGGGGCTCCGCCATCGCCGTCGCCACCAATCTCCACCTGCTCGCCGCCATGCCGCCGCTGCCCGGCGGGCTGTTTCCCTGGGAGCCGATGCTGGAGTTCGACACCACCGACAACAGGTTCCGCGACGACCTGCTGTCCGAGCCGCTCGACATTCAGGGGCAGGTGGCCCGCTCCGGGGGCTATGCCGCCGTGCCCGAGGGGCCGGGGCTCGGGGTCGAGCCCGACCGCGATTTCATCGCCGCCCATGCGGTCGCACGGTGAGCGCGGGCGATTAACTTAACCACCGGGGCAGAAAAAGCGTATGTACAGGTTGTGCACAGCCTGTGTACGGGATGTGCCTGTGATCTCTTTGCAATTAACGGCAAAAATCGCCCGGATCCTACCCCACCGAACGCTCAGCGTTTCGCGTTCCAGCTCATCGAGACCCGCTTGCGGGTAAAGAACTCGCCCAGCAGCCCCAGCATGATCAGCGTGATCGACAGCAGCACCGGATAGGTGATCGAGCTGTAATGCGGGTTGTAATTGATGAAGGCAAACCCCCGCGCCTGATCGATCGTGTGGAACAGCGGGTTCCAGTCGAAGAACGGCAGCATGTAGGCCGGCAAGCTGTTGGCAAGAAACATCTTGCCCGAGGCAATCATGTTGGCCCGCGAGTAAATGCTTGAAATGATTGAGACCGCATCCGGCGCCCAGGGCTTGGCCGACAAAAACAACATGCCCACCGAAACGCCTGAGAACCACGCGAGGAGGAACATCGCAACGGTGCCCGTGGGGTCGTAAAACTCGATCGGGTTGATCGCGACATGGTAGATGAACAGCACCATCGAGGCCGAGAGGAGCTGGGTGTAAAGGCTCGCCAGCGCCGCCGAACAGATCGCCACCAGCGTGTTCATCGGCGCGTGCTTCATCATCGCCGAGGCCGGCCCCTCAGAGCCCACCACAGAGCCCATCGCCTTGATATGCGTCATGAACATGAAGATCCCGCTCATGATGTAGAGCACGAAATCCCCGCGCACGGCGTTCTTCTTCAGGCCCAGAATCGTGAACATGAAATAGAAGATGCCCACCAGAATGACCGTCTGGAGCATGTTCATCACAAGGCCCCACACGGCGTTGCCATGCGCCTTGCGCACTTCGCGCACCGTGGCGTGATAGATCAGCTCCACCATCGCCAGCGCCGAGCCATAGGGCGTCCTGGGAGTCTGCTTGTCGAACATGTGCCTGCGGCCTCTTCGTGCTGTGCCTTCCGCCAACCTTGCACGGAAAACTTGCCGAAACTTTGACGCCAAACCATAAGGGGCCTTGGCCGTCAGTCAATTGACGGTGCCGCGAGCAACAGGAGAGACATATGGATTTCGACCGTTTGGTCACAGTCATGCGCCGTCTGGCGCTGGAAGCGGGCGCGAAGATCATGGAGATCTACGAATCCGATGACTTTGAGGTAAAGGCGAAATCCGATGAAAGCCCTGTAACCGAGGCCGATGAAGCCGCCGATGCGCTCATCGGCGAAGGTCTCCGCGAGGCCTTCCCCGATGTGCTCGTGGTGACCGAGGAACAGGCCGGCACCCACAGCCAGAGCGCCGGAGCCTTCCTCATCGTCGACCCGCTCGACGGCACCAAGGAGTTCGTCAAACGGCGCGGCGATTTCACCGTGAACATCGCCTATGTCGAAAACGGCGTGCCCCTGCGCGGCGTGGTCTATGCCCCCGCCAAGGAACGGCTTTTCTACACCCTCGCCTCCGGTCAGTCGGTCGAGGAAAAGGGCACCCACGCCCCCGGCGAGCCGGGCGAGCAGGTGCCGATGCATGTCTCCAAACCCGATAACGATGCCCTGCTCGTGGTGGCTTCCAAGTCGCACCGCGATCAGGCCACCGACGATTACATCAACCTCTACGCCACCGCCGACATGAAGAGCGCGGGCAGCAGCCTCAAGTTCTGCCTCGTTGCCACC of Oceanicola sp. 502str15 contains these proteins:
- a CDS encoding mandelate racemase/muconate lactonizing enzyme family protein; the protein is MKITKVTSHVLRYDLPEPLGYSQQYYHQRTAHLVEVQTDEGITGWGECFGAGNVALANRAIVEQVIAPMVLGMNPLDRDVAWHRVYNLLRDHGQKGMPMQSLSGVDIALWDIAGKVAGLPLHRLIGGRHRDRVPVYGYGMMLRPEPADELVARFPDEAAAIKDMGFVATKMKVGLGPRDDVRLIEAVRRGVGDDFRFMIDANHAYTTADAFYVGRAMEEFQPYWFEEPVAPEDLDGYRELRSGLTVNISGGEAEFNRWGWRALLEARGLDIAQPEVCALGGISEYLRVLALCHAHFTPVVNHVWGSAIAVATNLHLLAAMPPLPGGLFPWEPMLEFDTTDNRFRDDLLSEPLDIQGQVARSGGYAAVPEGPGLGVEPDRDFIAAHAVAR
- a CDS encoding ABC transporter permease, encoding MFDKQTPRTPYGSALAMVELIYHATVREVRKAHGNAVWGLVMNMLQTVILVGIFYFMFTILGLKKNAVRGDFVLYIMSGIFMFMTHIKAMGSVVGSEGPASAMMKHAPMNTLVAICSAALASLYTQLLSASMVLFIYHVAINPIEFYDPTGTVAMFLLAWFSGVSVGMLFLSAKPWAPDAVSIISSIYSRANMIASGKMFLANSLPAYMLPFFDWNPLFHTIDQARGFAFINYNPHYSSITYPVLLSITLIMLGLLGEFFTRKRVSMSWNAKR
- the cysQ gene encoding 3'(2'),5'-bisphosphate nucleotidase CysQ; amino-acid sequence: MDFDRLVTVMRRLALEAGAKIMEIYESDDFEVKAKSDESPVTEADEAADALIGEGLREAFPDVLVVTEEQAGTHSQSAGAFLIVDPLDGTKEFVKRRGDFTVNIAYVENGVPLRGVVYAPAKERLFYTLASGQSVEEKGTHAPGEPGEQVPMHVSKPDNDALLVVASKSHRDQATDDYINLYATADMKSAGSSLKFCLVATGEADIYPRLGRTMEWDTAAGDAVLRGAGGKMVRFDDHTPFTYGKPGYENPFFIAYSPDVALKQG